In the genome of Pseudomonas sp. HS6, one region contains:
- a CDS encoding AraC family transcriptional regulator: MQLTRHLDANATLVSLIEPLALRDGYSQTGLPGVQVLRASCDVARGPHIYEPSLMIIAQGSKLAYLGPRTMEYGAGHYLIQALPVPFECETYALPDAPLLGVSVAIDRVLLGELVLAMGLAPGRHIPAQTPESMTSVVLDDDMRGCVERLLCCLHDPLECQILGPARVRELLFVALRGPQADVLRALVEQQGQFARVAASISHLHSHYTEPLNVETLAGCANMSVSTFHEHFKRSTLLSPVQYLKRLRLLKAQTLLIAEGLGVAQVAHRVGYQSTSQFSREYKRYFERSPGDERAA, encoded by the coding sequence ATGCAATTGACCCGTCACCTTGATGCCAACGCCACCCTGGTTTCGCTGATCGAACCGCTGGCGCTGCGCGATGGTTACAGCCAGACCGGGCTGCCGGGCGTGCAGGTGTTGCGCGCCAGTTGTGACGTCGCCCGTGGCCCGCACATTTATGAACCGAGCCTGATGATCATCGCCCAGGGCAGCAAACTGGCGTATCTGGGGCCGCGCACCATGGAGTACGGCGCCGGGCATTACCTGATCCAGGCGTTGCCGGTGCCGTTCGAGTGCGAAACTTATGCGTTACCGGATGCGCCGTTGCTCGGCGTGTCAGTGGCGATCGACCGGGTGCTGCTGGGTGAGTTGGTGCTGGCCATGGGGCTGGCGCCGGGGCGGCATATTCCGGCGCAGACGCCGGAATCGATGACCTCGGTGGTGCTCGACGATGACATGCGAGGTTGCGTCGAACGCTTGCTGTGCTGTCTGCACGATCCGCTGGAGTGCCAGATTCTCGGGCCTGCGCGGGTGCGGGAGTTGTTGTTCGTCGCGTTGCGCGGTCCCCAGGCTGATGTGCTGAGGGCGCTGGTGGAGCAGCAGGGGCAGTTCGCGCGCGTGGCGGCTTCGATCAGCCATTTGCACTCGCACTACACCGAACCGTTGAACGTCGAGACGTTGGCCGGTTGCGCGAACATGAGCGTTTCGACCTTTCACGAACACTTCAAACGCAGCACGTTGCTGTCGCCGGTGCAGTATTTGAAACGATTGCGTTTGTTGAAGGCGCAGACGTTGTTGATCGCCGAAGGGTTGGGTGTTGCGCAGGTGGCGCATCGGGTGGGGTATCAGAGCACGTCGCAGTTCAGTCGCGAGTACAAGCGTTACTTCGAGCGCAGCCCGGGGGATGAGCGCGCGGCTTGA
- a CDS encoding electron transfer flavoprotein-ubiquinone oxidoreductase, with amino-acid sequence MEREYMEFDVVIVGAGPAGLSAACRLKQKAAEAGKEISVCVVEKGSEVGAHILSGAVFEPRALNELFPDWKELGAPLNTPVTRDDIFVLKNAESAQKIPDFFVPKTMHNEGNYIISLGNLCRWLAQQAENLGVEIYPGFAAQEALIDENGVVRGIITGDLGVDREGHPKEGLYTPGMELRGKYTLFAEGCRGHIGKQLIQRYNLDSDADAQHYGIGLKEIWEIDPAKHQPGLVVHTAGWPLDIMGTENTGGSFLYHLENNQVVVGLIVDLSYSNTYLSPFDEFQRLKHHPVLKQYLEGGKRISYGARAICKGGLNSLPKMVFKGGALIGCDLGTLNFAKIKGSHTAMKSGMLAAESVADALFADKDGTEELTTYVDAFKKSWLYEELFASRNFGPAIHKFGAIVGGGFNWLDQNIFGGKLPFTLHDTKPDYACLKLAADCKKIDYPKPDGKISFDKLSSVFISGTNHEEEQPCHLKLTDPTIPLSRNLPMYDEPAQRYCPAGVYEVITKEDGEKRFQINAQNCVHCKTCDIKDPSQNITWVTPEGAGGPTYPNM; translated from the coding sequence GTGGAACGCGAATACATGGAATTCGACGTGGTCATCGTCGGTGCCGGCCCCGCTGGCCTGTCCGCTGCCTGCCGTCTGAAGCAGAAGGCCGCCGAAGCCGGTAAGGAAATCAGCGTCTGCGTGGTCGAAAAAGGCTCCGAAGTCGGCGCACACATCCTTTCCGGTGCCGTATTCGAACCACGGGCCCTGAACGAACTGTTCCCTGACTGGAAAGAACTCGGCGCCCCGCTGAACACTCCTGTCACCCGCGATGACATTTTCGTGCTGAAAAACGCCGAAAGCGCGCAGAAAATTCCTGACTTCTTTGTGCCCAAGACCATGCACAACGAAGGCAACTACATTATCTCCCTCGGCAACCTGTGCCGCTGGCTCGCTCAGCAGGCTGAAAACCTTGGCGTGGAAATCTACCCGGGCTTCGCCGCTCAGGAAGCGCTGATCGATGAAAACGGCGTGGTGCGCGGGATCATCACCGGCGACCTCGGTGTCGACCGCGAAGGCCATCCGAAAGAAGGCCTGTACACCCCGGGCATGGAACTGCGTGGCAAATACACGCTGTTCGCCGAAGGTTGCCGGGGCCACATCGGCAAGCAACTGATCCAGCGCTACAACCTGGACAGCGATGCCGACGCCCAGCACTACGGCATCGGTCTGAAGGAAATCTGGGAAATCGACCCGGCCAAACACCAGCCAGGTCTGGTGGTGCACACCGCTGGCTGGCCGCTGGACATCATGGGCACCGAGAACACCGGCGGCTCCTTCCTCTATCACCTGGAAAACAACCAGGTTGTGGTCGGTCTGATCGTCGACCTTTCCTACAGCAACACCTATCTCTCTCCGTTCGACGAATTCCAGCGCCTCAAGCATCACCCGGTACTGAAGCAGTATCTGGAAGGTGGCAAGCGCATCAGCTACGGCGCTCGCGCAATCTGCAAGGGCGGCCTGAACTCGCTGCCGAAAATGGTCTTCAAGGGCGGCGCGCTGATTGGCTGCGACCTCGGCACCCTGAACTTCGCCAAGATCAAGGGCAGCCACACCGCGATGAAGTCCGGCATGCTCGCCGCTGAATCCGTGGCCGACGCACTGTTCGCTGACAAGGATGGCACCGAAGAGCTGACCACCTACGTCGACGCCTTCAAGAAAAGCTGGCTCTACGAAGAACTGTTCGCCAGCCGCAACTTCGGCCCGGCGATCCACAAGTTCGGCGCCATCGTCGGCGGCGGTTTCAACTGGCTGGACCAGAACATCTTCGGCGGCAAACTGCCGTTCACCCTGCACGACACCAAGCCGGACTACGCCTGCCTCAAGCTCGCGGCCGACTGCAAGAAGATCGACTACCCGAAACCCGACGGCAAGATCAGCTTCGACAAGCTGAGCTCGGTGTTCATCTCCGGTACCAACCATGAAGAAGAACAGCCGTGCCACCTGAAACTGACCGACCCGACCATCCCGTTGAGCCGCAACCTGCCGATGTACGACGAACCGGCGCAGCGTTACTGCCCGGCCGGCGTGTATGAAGTGATCACCAAGGAAGACGGCGAGAAGCGCTTCCAGATCAACGCCCAGAACTGCGTGCACTGCAAGACCTGTGACATCAAGGATCCTTCGCAGAACATCACCTGGGTGACGCCGGAAGGCGCCGGCGGCCCAACCTATCCAAATATGTAA
- a CDS encoding electron transfer flavoprotein subunit beta/FixA family protein translates to MKVLVAVKRVVDYNVKVRVKADNSGVDLANVKMSMNPFCEIAVEEAVRLKEKGVATEIVVVSIGPSTAQEQLRTALALGADRAILVESAEDLTSLAVAKLLKAVVDKEQPQLVILGKQAIDSDNNQTGQMLAALSGYGQGTFASKVEVSGDSVAVTREIDGGAQTVSLKLPAIVTTDLRLNEPRYASLPNIMKAKKKPLEVLTPDALGVSTASTNKTLKVEAPAARSAGIKVKSVAELVEKLKNEAKVI, encoded by the coding sequence ATGAAGGTTCTTGTAGCTGTCAAACGCGTTGTGGATTACAACGTCAAGGTTCGCGTCAAGGCGGACAATTCCGGCGTAGACCTCGCCAACGTCAAGATGTCGATGAACCCATTCTGCGAAATCGCAGTGGAAGAAGCCGTACGCCTGAAAGAGAAAGGTGTTGCGACTGAAATCGTCGTCGTCTCCATCGGCCCGTCCACCGCTCAGGAACAGCTGCGTACCGCACTGGCTCTGGGTGCCGACCGCGCCATCCTCGTCGAATCCGCTGAAGACCTGACTTCCCTGGCCGTGGCCAAGCTGCTCAAGGCCGTGGTCGACAAGGAACAGCCTCAGCTGGTGATCCTGGGCAAACAGGCCATCGACAGCGACAACAACCAGACCGGCCAGATGCTCGCTGCACTGAGCGGCTACGGTCAGGGCACTTTCGCTTCGAAAGTCGAAGTCTCCGGCGACAGCGTTGCCGTGACTCGCGAAATCGACGGCGGCGCGCAGACCGTTTCCCTGAAACTGCCAGCGATCGTCACCACCGACCTGCGTTTGAACGAGCCGCGCTACGCGTCCCTGCCAAACATCATGAAAGCCAAGAAGAAGCCTCTCGAAGTGCTGACTCCGGACGCTTTGGGCGTTTCCACCGCCTCCACCAACAAGACCCTGAAAGTCGAAGCGCCGGCTGCACGCAGCGCTGGCATCAAGGTCAAGTCGGTGGCTGAACTGGTCGAGAAACTGAAAAACGAAGCGAAGGTAATCTAA
- a CDS encoding electron transfer flavoprotein subunit alpha/FixB family protein — protein sequence MTILVIAEHDNKVLAPATLNTVAAAAKIGGDIHVLVAGQGAGAVAEAAAKIAGVSKVLNADNAAYAHQLPENVAPLVAELGAGYSHILAAATSNGKNILPRVAAQLDVDQISEIISVESADTFKRPIYAGNAIATVQSTAAIKVITVRATGFDPVAAEGGSAAVESVAAAHNAGTSSFVSEELAKSDRPELTAAKIVVSGGRGMQNGDNFKHLYALADKLGAAVGASRAAVDAGFVPNDMQVGQTGKIVAPQLYIAVGISGAIQHLAGMKDSKVIVAINKDEEAPIFQVADYGLVADLFEAVPELEKLV from the coding sequence ATGACTATCTTGGTAATCGCCGAACACGACAACAAGGTGCTGGCCCCGGCCACCCTGAACACCGTTGCTGCCGCAGCCAAAATCGGTGGCGACATCCACGTTCTGGTTGCAGGCCAGGGCGCTGGCGCCGTGGCTGAAGCCGCTGCAAAAATCGCTGGTGTGAGCAAAGTCCTGAACGCTGACAATGCTGCCTACGCGCATCAGCTGCCGGAAAACGTTGCTCCGCTGGTCGCCGAGCTGGGCGCTGGCTACAGCCACATCCTGGCTGCCGCTACTTCCAATGGCAAAAACATCCTGCCGCGCGTTGCCGCCCAGCTGGACGTTGACCAGATCTCCGAGATCATCTCGGTAGAAAGCGCTGACACTTTCAAGCGTCCGATCTACGCCGGTAACGCCATCGCTACCGTGCAATCGACCGCTGCGATCAAAGTGATCACCGTGCGTGCCACCGGTTTCGACCCGGTTGCTGCAGAAGGTGGTTCGGCTGCCGTTGAATCGGTTGCCGCTGCTCACAACGCCGGCACTTCCAGCTTCGTCAGCGAAGAATTGGCCAAGTCTGATCGTCCTGAGCTGACCGCTGCCAAGATCGTCGTTTCCGGCGGCCGCGGCATGCAGAACGGTGACAACTTCAAACACCTGTACGCCCTGGCCGACAAGCTGGGCGCTGCCGTTGGCGCCTCGCGTGCCGCGGTCGACGCAGGTTTCGTACCGAACGACATGCAGGTCGGTCAGACCGGCAAGATCGTTGCGCCTCAGCTGTACATCGCCGTCGGTATCTCCGGCGCGATCCAGCACCTGGCCGGCATGAAAGACTCCAAAGTGATCGTCGCGATCAACAAGGACGAAGAAGCGCCGATCTTCCAGGTGGCCGATTACGGCCTGGTGGCGGATCTGTTCGAAGCCGTACCTGAGCTGGAGAAGCTGGTCTAA
- a CDS encoding ABC transporter substrate-binding protein, which produces MDLHRRLGFSLLLCSSLLPGLSMAAGKCERLVVTGSPDAPPYLWQDPQNPKQLIGASADLLQQVAKDLGIKVELLYAGKRSQALDEVRSGRMDMLADAPLAFNELENLDYIYPPLLENDYLVWTRKGSTLVYSEAKDLQGHQGALSEKSRMTQAFGTFAEKQLTLTRTANLTQALQKLLLGEVEYVLAGRYSGMAAAQALGMANDLLAFEQPIDRPGLFLALSHNSACNDPWLRGQLAKKMTELPASGLTEAALQRNIERWKAQQQQPPQPPVSAPKQ; this is translated from the coding sequence ATGGATCTGCATCGCCGGTTGGGCTTCTCGTTATTGCTGTGTTCCAGCCTGTTGCCGGGGTTGTCCATGGCGGCGGGTAAATGCGAGCGACTGGTCGTCACCGGCAGCCCGGATGCACCGCCGTATCTCTGGCAGGATCCGCAGAATCCCAAACAGTTGATCGGCGCCAGTGCCGACCTGTTGCAGCAAGTGGCGAAGGATCTGGGCATCAAGGTCGAATTGCTTTATGCCGGTAAACGCTCACAGGCCCTCGACGAAGTGCGCAGCGGGCGCATGGACATGCTGGCCGACGCGCCGCTGGCCTTCAACGAGCTGGAAAACCTTGACTACATCTATCCGCCGCTGCTGGAAAACGACTATCTGGTGTGGACCCGCAAGGGCTCGACCCTGGTCTACAGCGAAGCGAAGGATCTCCAGGGTCATCAAGGGGCGTTGTCAGAAAAGTCTCGAATGACCCAGGCATTCGGCACTTTCGCCGAGAAGCAATTGACCCTGACCCGTACGGCAAACCTCACTCAGGCCCTGCAGAAACTTCTGCTGGGTGAAGTGGAATATGTACTTGCCGGCCGCTACTCGGGGATGGCGGCCGCGCAGGCCCTGGGCATGGCCAATGATCTGCTGGCCTTCGAGCAACCGATTGACCGTCCCGGTCTGTTCCTGGCGCTTTCCCACAACTCGGCCTGTAACGATCCGTGGTTGCGCGGACAGCTGGCCAAAAAGATGACAGAATTGCCCGCGTCCGGCCTGACGGAAGCCGCGCTGCAACGCAACATCGAGCGCTGGAAGGCGCAGCAGCAACAGCCGCCGCAACCACCTGTCAGCGCCCCAAAACAGTAG
- a CDS encoding DUF4398 domain-containing protein yields MSNRVLFTALAVLALAGCASDPAPNEQMRLTEQALEQAKAVGATADEVPEMKLAEDKFNRAKGSMAGESFKNARMRAEQAELDARLAEAKVLTQKSEEQLNVLNTRIVRLRKQLGDAQ; encoded by the coding sequence GTGAGTAATCGAGTTCTTTTCACGGCTCTGGCCGTTCTGGCTCTGGCCGGTTGCGCCAGTGATCCGGCACCCAATGAACAAATGCGCTTGACCGAACAGGCGCTGGAGCAGGCCAAGGCCGTCGGCGCCACTGCCGACGAAGTGCCGGAAATGAAATTGGCAGAAGACAAGTTCAACCGGGCCAAGGGCAGCATGGCCGGCGAATCCTTCAAGAACGCGCGGATGCGCGCGGAACAGGCCGAGCTGGATGCACGCCTGGCTGAAGCCAAGGTGCTGACCCAGAAGAGCGAAGAGCAACTGAACGTGCTCAATACCCGCATCGTCCGTCTGCGCAAGCAACTGGGAGATGCCCAATGA
- a CDS encoding OmpA family protein, producing MSLTSKAFGTLILVGCASLYGCAGQHSETALQEASADFQKVKEDSNVLRIAPKDVIRAGESLARADRLSTYWGSGSDVAHYSYLSQRYSQIAREHTNLVLNEERAAKLELERQRLQLALRESKLLSVQQQGKWLEEQIVALATTQTDRGLVMTLGDVLFDTGEAELKNSANRVVLKIVQFLQLNPKRVVRIEGYTDSTGGKQENLKLSRDRAQSVADVLTDLGIDEKRIQVEGYGDEYPVDANASERGRAQNRRVEIVFSDEKGQLGAAR from the coding sequence ATGAGCCTGACTTCAAAAGCCTTCGGCACTCTGATCCTCGTGGGTTGCGCCAGCCTTTATGGCTGCGCCGGCCAACACAGCGAAACCGCCTTGCAGGAGGCCAGTGCTGACTTCCAGAAGGTCAAGGAAGATTCCAATGTGCTGCGTATCGCGCCGAAAGACGTGATCCGTGCCGGTGAATCCCTGGCCCGCGCCGATCGTCTCTCCACTTATTGGGGGAGTGGCTCGGACGTGGCGCATTACTCCTATCTGAGCCAGCGTTACAGCCAGATCGCCCGCGAGCACACCAACCTGGTGCTCAACGAAGAGCGCGCGGCGAAGCTGGAGCTTGAGCGCCAACGCCTGCAACTGGCGCTGCGCGAATCCAAACTGTTGAGCGTGCAGCAGCAGGGCAAATGGCTGGAAGAACAGATTGTCGCACTGGCCACCACCCAGACCGATCGCGGTCTGGTGATGACCCTCGGTGATGTGCTGTTCGACACCGGCGAAGCGGAGCTGAAAAACTCGGCGAATCGCGTGGTCCTGAAGATCGTGCAGTTCCTGCAACTCAACCCGAAACGCGTGGTGCGTATCGAGGGATATACCGACAGCACCGGCGGCAAGCAGGAAAACCTCAAGCTGTCCCGCGACCGCGCACAGTCGGTTGCCGATGTGCTGACGGACCTGGGCATCGACGAAAAACGTATTCAGGTCGAAGGCTACGGCGACGAATACCCGGTGGACGCCAACGCTTCCGAGCGTGGACGCGCGCAGAACCGCCGTGTGGAAATCGTGTTCTCCGACGAAAAAGGCCAGCTCGGCGCCGCCCGCTGA
- a CDS encoding PLP-dependent aminotransferase family protein translates to MTNLLLYQRIAQQLAEDIRRGVYQPGERVPSVRKMSSQLNVSHATVLQAYANLEDQGLIRARPQSGYYVHQTPALTAPTPDIARVERPGLVTRASIIQQVLVESRREGVFPLGAAVPSVDYLPVRALHQQLAKVTRFHSPRAFSYMFSPGFEPLRRQVAIRMRDAGVVVDPSEVVITHGCVDALQMSLRVLTRPGDLIAAESPTYYGLLQLADLLGLKVIEIPSDPATGMSLEALQLAANQWSIKALVLTTRLSNPLGGTMPEERQKQLLRLASDFDIQIVEDDIYGELMFEQGRTKALKAYDRLDRVIYCSSFSKTLSPGVRVGWMIAGKYQQEIQRLQTFTTHSACSVTQMAIAAYLENGGYDRHLRYIRQEYRKNLSAFQLAVQQYFPEGTQMTRPTGGFILWVSLPGRVNTQELHVRALQQGISIAPGLIFSNTEQFNHCIRLNCGTPWNREAERALMTLGLLATQLCQETAGGF, encoded by the coding sequence ATGACCAATCTCTTGCTCTACCAACGTATTGCTCAACAACTGGCCGAAGACATCCGCCGCGGCGTCTATCAGCCGGGCGAGCGCGTGCCCTCGGTGCGTAAGATGAGTTCGCAGCTCAACGTCAGCCATGCCACGGTGTTGCAGGCTTACGCCAACCTCGAGGATCAGGGGCTGATCCGTGCTCGGCCGCAGTCCGGTTACTACGTGCACCAGACTCCGGCCCTGACCGCACCGACCCCGGACATTGCCCGGGTCGAACGACCTGGCCTGGTCACCCGCGCCAGCATCATTCAGCAAGTGTTGGTCGAGTCGCGCCGCGAAGGCGTGTTTCCGCTGGGCGCCGCCGTGCCGAGCGTCGACTATTTACCGGTGCGCGCACTGCATCAGCAATTGGCCAAGGTCACCCGATTCCATAGCCCGCGAGCCTTCAGCTACATGTTCAGCCCCGGTTTCGAACCGTTGCGCCGACAAGTGGCGATCCGCATGCGCGACGCCGGTGTGGTGGTCGATCCTTCGGAAGTGGTGATCACTCACGGTTGTGTCGATGCGCTGCAAATGTCGTTACGGGTGCTGACGCGTCCGGGCGATCTGATCGCCGCCGAATCACCGACTTATTACGGATTGCTGCAACTGGCTGACCTGCTCGGCCTGAAAGTCATCGAAATCCCCAGCGACCCGGCCACCGGCATGAGCCTGGAAGCCCTGCAACTGGCGGCCAATCAATGGTCGATCAAAGCGCTGGTGCTGACGACCCGGCTGAGTAACCCGCTGGGTGGCACCATGCCCGAAGAGCGGCAAAAACAATTGCTGCGCCTGGCCTCGGACTTCGATATCCAGATCGTCGAAGACGACATTTATGGCGAATTGATGTTTGAGCAAGGGCGCACCAAGGCGCTCAAGGCTTACGACCGACTGGATCGGGTTATCTACTGTTCGAGCTTCTCCAAGACCCTGTCGCCGGGTGTGCGCGTGGGCTGGATGATTGCCGGCAAGTATCAGCAGGAAATCCAGCGTCTGCAGACGTTCACCACGCATTCAGCTTGCAGCGTCACGCAAATGGCGATCGCCGCTTATCTGGAAAATGGCGGTTATGACCGGCATTTACGGTACATCCGCCAGGAATACCGAAAAAACCTCAGCGCATTCCAGCTGGCGGTGCAGCAGTACTTCCCTGAAGGCACGCAAATGACTCGACCCACGGGCGGTTTCATCCTGTGGGTGAGCCTGCCGGGGCGGGTCAACACGCAGGAGTTGCATGTCCGCGCATTACAGCAGGGCATCAGCATCGCACCGGGGCTGATCTTCAGTAATACCGAGCAGTTCAATCACTGTATCCGGCTGAATTGCGGGACTCCGTGGAATCGTGAAGCGGAACGGGCGTTGATGACCCTCGGTCTGCTGGCGACTCAACTGTGTCAGGAAACGGCCGGCGGTTTCTGA
- a CDS encoding translation initiation factor 2, with product MKAIFPAAWVLLCLLMIGHAPAVMATAVSEKPTAASTAKKPVAGKKAVPAKDKQQKKAAPAKKRAPIASKSKPASEVVKTQLPTPKLDLSLPKDMVQQLKPVGTVPLPKREAVLPQMFGEKNSGFQLNGRLLSNEMQLQLRNEERRDVEGAALDFEFKQ from the coding sequence ATGAAAGCGATTTTTCCTGCTGCCTGGGTTTTGCTTTGTCTATTGATGATCGGTCACGCGCCAGCTGTCATGGCCACTGCCGTTTCGGAAAAACCGACAGCAGCGTCTACGGCGAAAAAACCGGTTGCCGGCAAGAAAGCCGTTCCTGCGAAAGACAAGCAGCAGAAGAAAGCCGCCCCTGCAAAGAAACGCGCACCGATTGCTTCCAAGTCGAAGCCTGCCAGTGAAGTGGTGAAAACCCAACTGCCGACTCCCAAACTCGACTTGAGCCTGCCCAAGGACATGGTTCAGCAGTTGAAGCCGGTGGGTACGGTGCCATTGCCTAAGCGCGAAGCGGTCCTGCCGCAGATGTTTGGCGAGAAGAACAGCGGATTTCAACTTAACGGCCGTCTGCTGAGCAACGAAATGCAATTGCAACTACGCAACGAAGAGCGTCGTGATGTGGAAGGCGCGGCGCTGGATTTCGAATTCAAGCAGTAA
- a CDS encoding YkgJ family cysteine cluster protein, whose protein sequence is MNCREGCGACCIAPSISSPIPGMPDGKPAGERCVQLSVENLCSIFGQPERPAVCSGFKADVEVCGSSQEDAIRLLGWWEQMTAA, encoded by the coding sequence ATGAACTGCCGTGAAGGTTGTGGCGCCTGTTGCATTGCCCCTTCCATCAGCTCGCCGATTCCGGGCATGCCCGATGGCAAACCTGCCGGCGAACGTTGCGTTCAGCTCTCGGTCGAAAACCTGTGCAGCATTTTCGGCCAACCGGAACGTCCAGCGGTCTGTTCAGGGTTCAAGGCCGATGTCGAAGTCTGCGGAAGCAGCCAGGAAGACGCGATCAGACTGCTCGGCTGGTGGGAGCAGATGACGGCGGCGTGA
- a CDS encoding START domain-containing protein: MGSLHRIVVLCGLTAVLATSAAQAEDWKVAKNEDGIKVSLSEVPGSDYKSYQGVTLMKTTVAKLRALQEDVSGACAWIHECKTQKLLKHEGDQSWTYTQFNTPWPVTPRDSILHVTTVEGADGSLTRNLEGLPKYLPEEKGFVRVAQVKGFWKFVPKGDQVEVTYQVHTEPGGSVPSMIANKFVVDAPFNTLKALKERAEK, from the coding sequence ATGGGTTCGCTGCATCGTATCGTTGTGTTGTGTGGTTTGACTGCCGTGCTGGCCACTTCGGCTGCCCAGGCCGAAGACTGGAAAGTGGCCAAGAATGAAGACGGCATCAAGGTCTCCCTTAGCGAAGTGCCAGGTTCGGACTACAAGTCTTATCAGGGCGTGACTCTGATGAAGACCACCGTCGCCAAATTGCGCGCATTGCAGGAAGACGTCTCCGGTGCCTGTGCCTGGATTCACGAGTGCAAGACCCAGAAACTGCTCAAGCACGAAGGCGACCAGAGCTGGACCTACACTCAGTTCAACACGCCATGGCCGGTGACCCCGCGCGATTCGATCCTGCATGTCACCACCGTTGAAGGCGCCGATGGCAGCCTGACCCGCAACCTGGAAGGTCTGCCGAAATACCTGCCGGAAGAAAAAGGCTTTGTGCGGGTCGCTCAGGTCAAAGGCTTCTGGAAGTTCGTGCCAAAAGGCGATCAGGTCGAAGTGACCTATCAGGTCCACACCGAGCCAGGTGGCAGCGTGCCGTCGATGATCGCCAACAAGTTCGTGGTCGACGCACCGTTCAACACCCTGAAAGCCTTGAAAGAACGCGCCGAGAAGTAA